The following are encoded in a window of Variovorax paradoxus genomic DNA:
- a CDS encoding TetR/AcrR family transcriptional regulator — MNARTPTVRKRSATQAARTSGVPTVAPEPARPDRRQAILLAAEKLFAQHGYHAVTIRQIAEEAGVPLALVGYYFGPKHELFHAIFEHWSHTIEERLARLAAVTIDPDDARTLPRIIEAFTAPVLALRASTEGEYYALLVARELYHATEEADRVLRGYFDPLAEAYIDALHVALPHATHGQVAWGYQFALGALLHHLNDSRIERLSRGENRRADPAVAPMLVNFIVGGLRAALPRPKAASKVAPKAVAAKPSRTKKTIPRRPQP; from the coding sequence ATGAACGCTCGCACACCGACGGTCCGCAAACGCAGCGCCACTCAGGCAGCACGTACCTCAGGCGTCCCGACCGTCGCACCCGAGCCCGCGCGACCCGACCGCCGGCAGGCGATCCTGCTGGCGGCCGAGAAGCTCTTTGCGCAGCACGGCTACCACGCGGTGACGATCCGCCAGATCGCCGAGGAAGCCGGCGTGCCGCTCGCGCTGGTGGGCTACTACTTCGGCCCGAAGCACGAGCTGTTCCACGCAATCTTCGAACACTGGAGCCACACCATCGAGGAACGGCTCGCGCGCCTCGCGGCCGTGACCATCGACCCCGACGATGCGCGCACGCTGCCGCGCATCATCGAAGCCTTCACCGCGCCCGTGCTGGCGCTGCGCGCGAGCACCGAGGGCGAGTACTACGCACTGCTGGTGGCGCGCGAGCTGTACCACGCGACCGAGGAAGCCGACCGCGTGCTGCGCGGCTACTTCGACCCGCTCGCCGAGGCCTACATCGATGCACTGCATGTGGCGCTGCCGCACGCCACGCACGGCCAGGTCGCGTGGGGCTACCAGTTCGCGCTCGGCGCGCTGTTGCACCACCTGAATGACAGCCGCATCGAACGGCTCTCGCGCGGCGAGAACCGGCGCGCCGACCCGGCCGTGGCGCCGATGCTCGTGAACTTCATCGTCGGCGGCCTGCGCGCCGCGCTGCCCCGGCCCAAAGCCGCTTCGAAGGTTGCGCCGAAGGCCGTCGCCGCCAAGCCCTCACGCACGAAAAAGACCATTCCCAGGAGACCCCAGCCATGA